TCGGGGGTGTGGTCGGGTGTCCCGGAACACCTCGGACAACTGATCGTGGATCACGGGGTTGGCCTCACGGTCCGGGAGTCGCAGCGGATACGCGGCCGCGTCGGCGATCTCGATCTCCGCATGGTCGGCCAGCGGATGGTGCTGCGCCAGCTGGACCCCGATGCGCAAACGCCGCAGCATCAACCGGCGCACGCCACGGCCCGGCTGTTCACCACGGGTGATCCCGGCATCGATGCGGCCGTCGGCTACCCCGGGGGAGATCTCCGGTGTCGCCATTGGGATCGCACCGACCTGGAGTCCGCTGTTGTCGCGCATCAGCCTGTCCACCAGGGCCGGTGCCGTCTCGGCCCCGGCGCTGAGGCTGTATCCGATGCGCAGCGTGCCCAGTTCACCGGCCGCCGCGCTCCGGGCGGTGCCCCATGCCCGGTCCAGCGCCGCCAGCGCGGACGGCGCGGACTCCGCCAAAGCCGCACCGGCCGTGGTCAATACGACGCTACGCGTGGTGCGGACCAGCAGGGCCGTACCGAGCTCCGCCTCCAACCGGCGCATCCGGGCGCTGAGAGCGGGCTGTGCGATACCGATCCGTGCCGCCGCGCGGGTGAAATTCAACTCCTGCGCCAGCACCAGGAAGTACCGCAGACTCACCGTATCCGGCGCCACGTGCCCTCCCTGCCGATTGATAACGATCCGTTCTGAACCTATCCCGAACCGGTCTTTCCCCGGACCGCACACCAAGCCCTAACCTGCGCATACGACGATCCAACCGGCCGCACTACCCGTCGCCGGGATCGATCGATCCGAGTGCCAATTCAAAGCCGGACGCATCCGGCCGCACACAGGAGGTCTCCATGGCCAAGGGCTACTGGGTCAGCGTCTACCCCGCCATATCCGACCCTGAGGGACTGACCGCCTACGACAAGCTGGCCGGTCCGGCAGTCCGGGCCGGGGGCGGGCGCCTCCTGTCCCGCGGCGCTCGAGTCGTCGCCCACGAGGCCGGAATCACGCAACGCGTCGTTCTGATCGAGTTCGACAACTTTGAACAGGCCGTCGCGGCATACGAGAGCGAGGCATACCAGAATGCGCTGGTGGCCCTCCCCGACGGCGCCGAGCGCGACTTCCGCATCACCGAAGGCATCGACTGACCTGTGGGCCCGCCCATCGCTGAGCCTCCGTCACCGGCAACACACAGTGCTGAACGACGACTCACCAGACGAGTCCGAAGCCACGCCCCGCGCCCCGGACCGACCTCGACGACCTCGACGGTCTGATCCCTGCGGGGCGGATACCCGGCTTCCGGAGCCCGGCGCCGAGCTGCTGGCGGCCGCTCATCTTTGGCAGCCGCCCTGGCCACCCGCTGATCTCTGCCCCGGCCGGCCGGTACGCGAGTCCGGCACGCTACGCGGCGCGGGCCCTTCGCTGCGGCTCTCCCTGGGATTTGGGGGCTGCCCCGGATGCGCGCTTCCTGGAGAGGGCGCGCGCGGTCCGCTGGGTGTTCATGATGCTGCGTGCGGCCGCCAGATCGGCGGGCGAGAGGACTCGGTGCCCAAGAACGATCTCCTCCATCCTCTGCTCGAGTACCGTCTCGGGGACCGCCTTCGTCTGGAGCTTCCAGACTTCCTGCCCTCCCGGATGGCGTCCGCGGTCCAGGTAGACCTCGTTCCCGGCGCCTCGCCCCGAGACGAACACCGGGCCACGCCGGTTACGGCTGGTGTCGCCGGTCCGCCGCTCCTCCGCCCGGTCCCAGGCCTGCGCCCAGTCCCTGAGTCCGATCCCGCGCAGACCGCAGGCCTGTGCGAACTCCACGACGAAGCTCCGGGAGGGCCGCCCGGTCTGCTCGTTGAGCACCCGCCAGATAGTGGAGTGCTTGAGCCTTTGGCCGCTGAGGTCCTCCAGTTCCTGGCAGGAACGGCAGCCTGATGTGCGATACAGCTCGACCATGGCCAGATGCAGATCGGCGAAGTCCCGCACGTAGGTGATGTGCTTGGGTTTCTCCTTCAGCGGCTCGGCTTCCTGGGCCTGCCGGTAGCGGGCCTGCTTCCACAGCCGGTCCGCCTCCGCCAGGTTCGCTCCGCATGCGGCGGCGTAGGCCAGCACCGCTTTGCGGCGCGGCACTCCCCGGGCTCCGGAAGCCGCCCGCAGCAGGGTGTCGGCACTGCACTTGGCCGACTCGCCCTGCGGCAGTGAGATCCAGCGGACCCGCTCCGTACGGCGTGCCGGCTGGGTGTAGTTCAGTCCGGCCTCCTCGCGCCGGTCCCGCAGCCATTGGGCCAGCGCATGGAGCGCCTTGTCGCACGGGGCGATGGGGTTCTCGCGTCGTCCCACGGTCAGCTCACCTCCTGCGCGGCCGCCTTGGGCTGGAACAGCCTGCGGGCCAGCTTCACGCCGGTCGTGGCGGCCTCGACGATCAGAACGAGGGCTGACAGGCTCGGCAGGCCTGCCAGAGCAAGGATCGCGGCGAGGACCACCACGATGACGACCACGGTCGCCTCGGGGACGGTCAGCGGGGCGGGACCAGACTCCACGCACTCGGCGTGGATGGGACGGTGGGACACGGTTCCTCCATCGGTTGTGGCTCCAACTCGGGTGCACTCGGGGGCGGTTGGCGTCGCCCGTGTGAGTGGCACCCCCTGATGTTGTCGTACCGGGCGCAGACTCCGGTCGGGAGAACCTCCGCAGGCTGCGATAGCGGGCACGCGCCGCTCAGCCTGGGACTAGCCAGTAAGTGCCGCTGAAAGGTGGTTCCCGCACGTCAGAACCTTGATCCATAACTGAATCCGCAGGAGCATCCCAAACGCGGTTGAGCACCCCGCCCAACCCCGTGATCCTGGCTATTGCCTCGCTGTGTATGTGGATACACAACGAGGCAACGGACACTCCCTCCGGTCTGTGGCTCCAACCTCGACACGGGATGACTGCGGTGGCCACGTTGGCGCGAGAGCCTCGCAGGAGAACATCGGCGGTTCGTACACGCCGGGACTCAAGGCGGCCCGGGGACTCTGCTCCCCGGGCCGCCTTCCTGCTCTCTGCTCGGTATTGGCCGGCGCTGTGCCGGCTGCTTTGGGGCGCGGCCGGCGGACAGGTGCCGCCAGCCGGGAGCAGGGTGTTGAGCGGCGTGCGCCCTCGGTGCGGTGTTCCCGGGCGTTCTCACAGGCTCGTCCTCACGCATCACGGCCCGGACCGCATCGTCGTCGTCAGTAGCAGCGAAGGAGCCACAGACAACTCCCATGCGGCGATCGTGGCACCCGCCACTGGCAATCGGCCCTGATCAGCCCCTCACTTCAGAAGGTGCCGCACCCAACTGAAAATCACACGGATTGACGAAGGTGGGCTCTGGTTGCTTTCTGTCCCGGTCTTTTGTCGTTGGCAGGGCGCGGAGAGGTGCCCGTTGTCGAGGGGCTGGCGGTCTCCGGTTGAGGAGGCTGTGGTGGGGCGAGGGAAGAAGAACAAGGCGCGGCGTCGCAGCGGTGAGGCGGTGCAGCCGGGGCAGGTTGCGTGGACACCGCTGGAGCAGGTGTGCGGCTGTGTCGTCGACTGGGGGCGGAGTGGGCAGAGTTCGGATCCGCAGGCGTTCATTGACTGGTGTGTCGGCAGGATTGTGCTGAACCGGCCCTGTCCCTGGCACGAGGAAGCAGGGGGCGGTGCCGGCGGCGGTGTGGTGCCCGGTCACTTGCTCGTTCAGCCTCCTGGTAGCGGTGTCGTGCTGAACGCCCGCAGAGCCGAGGGCTCGGATGTGGCGTTGGGCCGTGAACTCACCGCGCGCCTGCGGCGTCTTGTGGCGACGGTCGAGGCGGGTGACCTGGCGTTGCTGGACACGGTTCCAGCCGGCCTGCGTGACTGGCTGCTCACCGAAACGGCCAGCCCTGCCCGGGCCTGGCTGCAGCATGAACTGACCGAGATCCTCCTCAACCGCGGCCGCGCTGCTGTGCCCCGCGAGATGCTCGCGGATCTTCCGCGCCAGCTTTCTGAGCCGGCCGGCCCGCAGCCCGACTCCGCGGCCTGCAACGTCTGCTCGGTCTCTGCCGCCCACGGCGGCATTCTCTGCACCTGCGGGCACGACTGGTCCTGCCATCCGGGCCGCCCCTGTGAACAGGAACCGTGCTCGCACTGCGACTGTAAGAACATGCAAGATCCCATGTAGGGCAGAACATGGGGCCTCATGCACGGTGCCGGGAGTCCTCCTGCGTCAATCGACGGGGGCGAGGGTGATGCTGCATCGGGGCGCGCTTCCCCGTCTTGTGGCATGAGGCATTCATGACCGGATGTCTGATCTCTCCGGTGGGGGAGTGGCGGCGGGCCGGCGCGGGCGTCGAGCGGCACCAACAACGGGGCAGGGGCCTGAGATCCACTTCGTGCGATGACCAGGTGCCTCAGCACGCGCGGGCCGTCGCTGCTTCGCTTCAGTGAACGCGCCGGGAGCCTGTGGTGCGAGTCCGTACCGCCCCCGTGAGGTGTCTTTTCGATCTCTCCCGTGCCCATGCCTGTGTCCGTACGCGTGGTCGTGCCCGTGCTGGTGGTCGTGCCCGTACGCGTGTTGGTGGTCGTGTTGGTGGTTGGGGTCGGGTGGGGGAGGTGGTCGGGACGCGGCTCGTTGCGCCGCTGATGGCCTTCGCCGTCCGGGCCGAGGTGTGGGCTGTTCTGCTCGCTCAGCGCCTGCCGTGTGTCCATCGTGCTGTCGGGCTCGAGGCAGGCGCCCCCGGGTGGATCACGGGAGCAGGGCTGCCCGGCGTGGTGTGGTGGTCGAGGTGGCCGGTCTTCTGCGGACCGACGTCAAGCGCTTCTTCGACCCCGACTTGATGAGAGTGCTGCCGGGCGTGCCGGTGCGCGGGACCCTGGCCCTGGACGCGCAGACGGTTGTGGACGCCGTCGTCGAGAGCGGCTGGACGGCCTTGCGCTGTGAAGGTGCGCGAGGCCGGGGGTGCGGGTGAAGGAGCGCAGCGCACGGCAGGAGATCGTCCGCTCGGGAGCGAACACGGACGGCAAAAAACGGAGGGGCCAAGACAGCGTGTGCTGTCTTGGCCCCTCCGCCTCTGCGGTGCGCGCTACTTGCGCTTCTTGCCGCCCTTGGGGTTTTTCTTCCCCTTGGGCTTGTTGTTCTCTTGCTGCGCCGGGGGCTTGGTCTTGGGCGTGTGGTTGGCGGTGGTGGTCGGGGCCGGCCGCTGGTGGGTGAAGATGAAGACGGTCAGGGCGCTCGCTGCGGCGGCCGCGGCGGAGGCGGCGATCATGCAGCCGGCCGGTCCGACTCCCACGTAGTGGGCCAGTGCGCCGGTGGCGACGGCGCACAGCAGTACGGCGGCCAGGACCAGCACGCAGACCGCGCCGGTACCCAGGGTCGTTCACCGCCCGCCGGGCGTGGGACAAGAGCTCTCTCTGACTCGCGAACTCCGAGCCGAAGGCGTACTTCCAGTGGCCTGGAAACGGGCCACCTGCCGCGCGCGCCGCGAGTTTTCAGTGTTGTTGATGCGCGTTTCATGCGCGATGCGATGTGCGGTTGGTGTATAGGGTGGGGGTGGAGGTGATCTTGGTGTCCGCTGGTGAGAACGACTTGTTCGGTGCAGTCGATGCACTGTTGGAGCAGGTTGCGCAGGACGATCTTCCGGGGCCTGAGGAACGCAGACGCCTGCGTGAGGCGGCCGGGTTGAGCCAGGCCCAGATCGCTGCGGCGCTCAACGCCCGCCGGGAAGCGGTGGGGAACTGGGAGAGCGGCAGGACAGATCCGCGGCCGCCGAAGCGGGCTGCCTATGCCCGGCTTTTGGAAGGCCTTGCCGCGCGTTTCCCCGCCCCGCCCGCCACGGCGCCCGCCACACCGCCTCCGGCCGAAGTGTCCACCGACCTGCCTCCCGGCCCGACCACCGGCCTGTCTTGTGGCCCGGTGCAGCCCACGGCAGCATCTGTAGGTGTGGCTGGGGAGTTGGCGGAACCTGTAGCGGTCGCCGGATTGCCGACGACGCCCCACCGCCAGCCGACAGCGAAGCCAGCCAGGTCGACGGCGCAGCCACCGACAAGGGCGGTGGCTGCGAAGGCTGCCCCGGCCCTGGACGCGGTTGATCCGCGGTTCGCCAACGGTCCGCTCGGTGTGCTGGATGGCGACGGTTCGCTGTACTGCGTCGGCGGGTTGGTATTGGAATGCCCGGCCAGGACGATCCCGGCCCTGGTCGAGTGGACACTGCGCGAGGCGAGGCTCGGCTCACCGCGGCTGCACCGATCGGGCATGGACGGCGACCCACTGATCGTGCTCACCGCATCCGCCGCCCAGCACCTGGGACTGCCACTGCGCCTGGAGGACCGGCGTGGGCTGCGCCTGCCCGAGAACCACAAAGTCATCAAGGAGATCACCCAGGCCAAGTGGGAGCTCACCCAACGCGGCTTCGGGCCATGGGCGCGGGTGTTCCGGCGCGGCGAGCAGCGCCAGTGCGTGCAGTTCGCCATCCTGCCCTGGGACGCACTGGACACCCGCTCCTGGGGCGACACCGACCAGATGCAAGCCCCCGAGGTCGCCCGGGTCCTGGGCACCTACGCGACACGGGTGCTGACCCCCCGCGGGTCCACAGCCGTCTCGAGCCTGGAACTGATGACATCGCTGCGCCCGCCGACCCGGGCGGTCAAGGACGAGGAGAGCGGCACCTGGGTCTCTGGTGCGATGCCCGGCTCCCTGCCCGGCCCTCTGCCGCCCGCTCTGCCCGAAGCACCCGACGAGCACCCGCTGGTCGTTGCCGCGTTGAAGGGCCGTGAGCGGACCGACGACGACGTCTTCCACGAGGAGGCGTATGACTGGGTGCGCGACGTGGAACTGCTCACCGACCTGGAGGCCACCCGGGCATGGGCGGTCGGCATCGATGTGAACACCGCGTTCCTCGCCGCCGCCAACCGGTTGACCGTCGGCCTGTCCGAGCCCATCCACGTGACCCGTCCGGTGTTCGACAAGACGATTCCCGGGACCTGGCGGGTCGATCTGTCCGCGATCACTATGGACCCGCGGCTGCCGAACCCCTTCACCTTCCGCGGTGAGCGCCCGACGGGACCTGCCTGGTATTCCACCTCCACGCTCGCCTACGCAGGCGAACTCATCGACACCTACCAGCTGCCCGCCACCCTTACCCCGACCGAGGCCTACCTGCGCCGCGAGTCCGGGCCTTACCTGGACCCCTGGTACAAGCGCCTCGCCGAGGCCTACAAGGCGACCATGGCCGACCTCGGCGTCGTCTCAGGCATGGGGGAGCAGGAGTTCCTCGACGCGATGGCCGTGCACCAGGACAGCGACCCCGCGATGCTCGCCGTGCTGTCCGCGATCAAGTCGACCGTCAAGGGCGGCATCGGCAAGCTGAGGGAACGCAACAAGGACACCAAGATCCCGCCAGGCGAGCCGTGGCCGGCCCTCAAGCGCGTGGCATGGAGCCCCCACATCCGGGCCGAAGTCATCGCCAAGGCCCGCACCGGCATGCACCGCAAGATCCTCAAAACAGCCCTGGCCACCCAGCAGGACGCACCCCCGGCCGGCCACCTGACGCTGGGCGAGGACGCACTGCTGCCCATCGCAATCCTGTCCGACTGCGCCGTCTACCTCTCCGAGGGGCCCTCCCCGCTGGACGTCCTCCCGCACACCGACGACGGCAAGCCCGCCCCGGGCGGATTCCGCCTCGGCGTCAGCCCCGGCATGGTCAAGCACCAGGGCACCCAACCACTGATGTGGGCCGTCACGATGCTCGACGAAGGCCACAACCCCGCCACCCACATCAAGGGCACCGACGCGATCGACGACGGAGAGTAGGACACCGAGATGGGCATCCTGGGCGACAGCCTCGACAAGGCCATCGCGGGCACCGCGACCCGGCCGATCCCCCAAAGCGCCGGCGCGCAGATGCGCTACCTCGTCAAGCAGAACTCCGGCTCCACCCAAGCCGTAGCGCAGCTCCTGGGCATCTCACAGCGCACCGTGGAGCGCTACCTCAAAGGCACCCTCAAGCGGCCCCGCAAGGACCTCGCCACCCGCCTGTCGGGGGAGGTCCGCAAGAAATGGCAGCCCCGCGTGAGAGCCAGGGCCAAGAAGAAGGCCGCAACAGCAGGCGGCATCACGATCGAAACCCGGGCCCGGTTCGGATTCACCGCAGCACCAGGCACCACCGACGACGGACGCCTGCGCCTCATCGCCCAGCACCTTCCCCCGACCTACGCCGCCCGCCTCTTCACCGCCCAGGAGCAAGGAGCCACCGAACAACAGCTCCAGAACATCGCCGCCGAAGCACTCCAAGAGGTCTACTTCAAAGACCGCGGCCGCCGCGCCGCCGGACTCCAAGTCGAACTCACCGACATCGACTACATCGAGCTCGGTTTGTGACGGCCGCGACGGTGACATCGATGGTCTCTCGGTGTGACTGGGCGTCCTGGGAGCTGTCCGGCCGATCATGTGACTCAGTAGGGTGCTGCTGCTCATGAAGGGTGGGTGCAGTTGCCGATGACTCGCGAGACGGCGATCACGCTGGTGCAGAAGGTCATGGACGTTGAGTGCGACGAGGACGAGATGGCCCGGGTGCTGGACCGGCTCGACAGAGCTCTCGCCTGCCCGACTGGCTACGTATCCGGTCTGATCTTCTGGCCCAAGGACGGGCAGGAGCCAACCGCTGCGGAGGTGGTTGACCGGGCTCTGGCATACCAGCCGTTCGCACTGTGAAACGGCCTCAGGTCCGGAGCCAGATGACGAGCGCGGCTGCGGTGACGGTGCCGAGAAAGACGTCGCCGCGCTTGTCGTAGCGCGTGGCCACAGCTCGGTGGTTCTTGAGCTTGTTGATGGCCCGTTCGACGGTGTTGCGCTTCTTGTAGCGGTCCTCGTCGAAGCCGGGTGGCCGTCCACCGCGTGAGCCTTTGCGCAGACGGGCGGCTTGGCTGCCGGTCTTCTCCGGGATCGTGTGTGGGATGCCGCGACGTTGTAGGTACTCGCGGCAAAGACGATGGGTGTAGCGCCTGTTGCTGGGGGCTGAGCTGAGTTGAGCCGGCGTTGTTAGTACCGGATCTCTGTGGCTTTGTACCCTTCGAGCCCTGCCGGGACGAGGGGCGGGACAAGGGCATGCAGGTACCAGGCGAGGTCGGTAAATTCCGGCGCCGCCGGGATGCGGCGACGGTCGATGGTGGGCACGAAGGAGACGTCCGTGCGGCCAGGCAGGAACATGAGCATGCCGCCTGTCCCCGCTTCCCGGTGGTAGACGTTGAGGGCCACCGCGTAGGGCAGGTTCTCCGGCGCATCCAGCAGCGTTACTACCTCGCCGATGCCGTCGGGCGCGCTGTCGTGCCAGTCGTACATGTCGTCCGCATCGTTGAGCATGTACGCAACGCCCCCAGGCTGCAGGACCGCGGACCAGCCCGCCCCGGCGAGGGTGTCCACAACGGCCCGCACGGTGGTCGGGGACGTGAAAGTGAAGTCAATGTCGGCATCTCTGGATCCCACGGGCCCTCCGGGCAGGGTGAGCGATAGTCCCGCATCCTCGCCTGTGGAGCGCAGGGCCGTCGATTCGTTTTCCCAGCCTGGCTCCTGCCACGCCCGAGCCCTGTCATCTGCAAAGGCCGTATCGCGAAGCGCTCAACCGGCCAACGAAAAGACTCAGTCACACTCGGCTCAGCTGGGTGAGCGCAGTGAGGGTGATCCAGCTACGCGACCACCTGCACAGTGAGGCAGAGGCGCACGCTCGGACAGGGAGAGGCCCCCGGTGGGCCGTGGTCCTCATGCCCTCCCACGCCCAGCTGCAGGGTG
The sequence above is drawn from the Streptomyces sp. NBC_01465 genome and encodes:
- a CDS encoding e9imm peptide, with the translated sequence MTRETAITLVQKVMDVECDEDEMARVLDRLDRALACPTGYVSGLIFWPKDGQEPTAAEVVDRALAYQPFAL
- the tpg gene encoding telomere-protecting terminal protein Tpg, which gives rise to MGILGDSLDKAIAGTATRPIPQSAGAQMRYLVKQNSGSTQAVAQLLGISQRTVERYLKGTLKRPRKDLATRLSGEVRKKWQPRVRARAKKKAATAGGITIETRARFGFTAAPGTTDDGRLRLIAQHLPPTYAARLFTAQEQGATEQQLQNIAAEALQEVYFKDRGRRAAGLQVELTDIDYIELGL
- a CDS encoding helix-turn-helix domain-containing protein, whose product is MGRRENPIAPCDKALHALAQWLRDRREEAGLNYTQPARRTERVRWISLPQGESAKCSADTLLRAASGARGVPRRKAVLAYAAACGANLAEADRLWKQARYRQAQEAEPLKEKPKHITYVRDFADLHLAMVELYRTSGCRSCQELEDLSGQRLKHSTIWRVLNEQTGRPSRSFVVEFAQACGLRGIGLRDWAQAWDRAEERRTGDTSRNRRGPVFVSGRGAGNEVYLDRGRHPGGQEVWKLQTKAVPETVLEQRMEEIVLGHRVLSPADLAAARSIMNTQRTARALSRKRASGAAPKSQGEPQRRARAA
- a CDS encoding DUF1330 domain-containing protein, producing the protein MAKGYWVSVYPAISDPEGLTAYDKLAGPAVRAGGGRLLSRGARVVAHEAGITQRVVLIEFDNFEQAVAAYESEAYQNALVALPDGAERDFRITEGID
- the tap gene encoding telomere-associated protein Tap, coding for MSAGENDLFGAVDALLEQVAQDDLPGPEERRRLREAAGLSQAQIAAALNARREAVGNWESGRTDPRPPKRAAYARLLEGLAARFPAPPATAPATPPPAEVSTDLPPGPTTGLSCGPVQPTAASVGVAGELAEPVAVAGLPTTPHRQPTAKPARSTAQPPTRAVAAKAAPALDAVDPRFANGPLGVLDGDGSLYCVGGLVLECPARTIPALVEWTLREARLGSPRLHRSGMDGDPLIVLTASAAQHLGLPLRLEDRRGLRLPENHKVIKEITQAKWELTQRGFGPWARVFRRGEQRQCVQFAILPWDALDTRSWGDTDQMQAPEVARVLGTYATRVLTPRGSTAVSSLELMTSLRPPTRAVKDEESGTWVSGAMPGSLPGPLPPALPEAPDEHPLVVAALKGRERTDDDVFHEEAYDWVRDVELLTDLEATRAWAVGIDVNTAFLAAANRLTVGLSEPIHVTRPVFDKTIPGTWRVDLSAITMDPRLPNPFTFRGERPTGPAWYSTSTLAYAGELIDTYQLPATLTPTEAYLRRESGPYLDPWYKRLAEAYKATMADLGVVSGMGEQEFLDAMAVHQDSDPAMLAVLSAIKSTVKGGIGKLRERNKDTKIPPGEPWPALKRVAWSPHIRAEVIAKARTGMHRKILKTALATQQDAPPAGHLTLGEDALLPIAILSDCAVYLSEGPSPLDVLPHTDDGKPAPGGFRLGVSPGMVKHQGTQPLMWAVTMLDEGHNPATHIKGTDAIDDGE
- a CDS encoding LysR family transcriptional regulator, with product MAPDTVSLRYFLVLAQELNFTRAAARIGIAQPALSARMRRLEAELGTALLVRTTRSVVLTTAGAALAESAPSALAALDRAWGTARSAAAGELGTLRIGYSLSAGAETAPALVDRLMRDNSGLQVGAIPMATPEISPGVADGRIDAGITRGEQPGRGVRRLMLRRLRIGVQLAQHHPLADHAEIEIADAAAYPLRLPDREANPVIHDQLSEVFRDTRPHPRFHTPAVSFDMSQGDLRDGVTLAPAGEAAVTASPAGVTWRPLRGAPSLTIHLVLPREQSPLHRRIRAVATSLAHELHWLPD